Proteins co-encoded in one Lentisphaera araneosa HTCC2155 genomic window:
- the yihA gene encoding ribosome biogenesis GTP-binding protein YihA/YsxC, with the protein MAVNYMTSIGDPKQLEALLKESGALAGKSEKRIVFAGRSNAGKSSLLNCLTRSKIAQISREPGKTRKVNLFHCSFLKKVLADLPGYGFAKRTKKERRLWEELITSYLDADRDNIERIILVTDCRHGPADSDLDAMQFFKDHGFQVTVVLSKSDKLNQKATSKRRKEIKELLQDSKPEKTFWISSLKGTGVRELSRDIVNDATRTD; encoded by the coding sequence ATGGCCGTAAATTACATGACCAGTATTGGCGACCCCAAACAGCTCGAGGCCCTTTTGAAAGAGAGTGGTGCCTTAGCAGGAAAATCAGAAAAACGCATTGTCTTTGCTGGTCGTTCGAATGCGGGAAAAAGCTCCCTGCTCAATTGCCTTACACGAAGTAAAATTGCCCAAATTTCACGTGAGCCGGGTAAGACTCGAAAAGTCAACCTTTTTCACTGCAGCTTCTTAAAAAAGGTCCTTGCCGATTTACCTGGTTATGGTTTTGCCAAACGTACAAAAAAAGAAAGAAGACTATGGGAAGAACTGATCACCAGTTATTTGGATGCCGACAGAGATAATATCGAGCGCATCATTCTCGTCACGGATTGTCGCCATGGACCGGCTGATTCCGACCTCGATGCCATGCAATTTTTTAAAGATCACGGTTTTCAAGTCACAGTCGTTTTGTCAAAATCTGATAAACTCAACCAAAAAGCCACTTCAAAGCGCCGTAAAGAAATCAAAGAGCTCCTGCAGGACTCAAAGCCCGAAAAAACTTTTTGGATTTCGAGCCTCAAAGGTACTGGCGTACGGGAATTAAGTCGAGATATTGTTAATGACGCAACAAGAACTGATTAA